A stretch of DNA from Arthrobacter globiformis:
CAGCGACAACTACCGCAAGGTGCGCGACGCCGTGAAGTTCGTCGTCGACAGCCCCGCCCGCGTCAACGAGCACCTCTACCTCGAGCTGCTGCACGCCAAGCGGGTTGCCCTGCACCTCGCGTCCGGCACCGTTGCCCTCCTGGACACCAGCGACGACGCCGCCTGGAAGGTGCGCATCGTCCGGGAACTTCCCGCCGCGGCCTGAGGCCGAACACGGACGCTTCCAGCCCCTACGCTGTAGAGAATAAATAACGACGCCGGGCGTCCCCACTCAGGGGGCCGCCGGGCGTCGTTGTTTCTATAGACGACACAGCGACGCGGCAACGCCGGGACACAACAACGCCGGGCGGCCCCTCGAAAGGGACCGCCCGGCGTCGTGCTTCTTTAGGGCAGTGCCGCTAAAGCGGGCTGACCAAGCAGGTTAGGCAGGGAGCTGCAGAACCTGGCCCACGAACACGAGGTTCGGGTTGCTGATGGTGTCAGCGTTGGCGTCGGCGAGGTGCTGCCAGCCGCCGTGGATGCCAAGCTTGTCGGCGATCTTGCTCAGGGTGTCGCCATCCTGGACGGTGTACGTCTCGCCGCTCACCGCGATGGCAGCAGCGTGACGGGCCTGGGCGGGAGCCTGGGCCACTTCGGCCACCGGGGCCTGGGCAACCGGAGCGGTCTGTACGGGAGCCTGGACCGGTGCGGCCTGGACGGGTGCGGCCTGGACCGGCGCGCTCTGCGGCAGGATCTGCGGTGCAGGAGCCCCACCGCCACCATTCAGGCCGAGCTTGGCGGAGCAGGCGGGCCATGCGCCCCAACCCTGGCTGGCCTGGACCTTTTCGGCCACGGCGATCTGCTGGGCTCGGGAAGCGTTCTGGGGCGAGCCCGTTCCGCCGAAAGCGGCCCAGGTCTGCGGGGTGAACTGCAGGCCGCCCGAGAAGCCGTTGCCGGTGTTGGTGGACCAGTTGCCGCCGCTCTCACACTGGGCGAGGGCGTCCCAGGTGGAGCCGTTCGTGGCGGTGGGCGTTGCAGCGTTGGCGGCAGTGGCGGAGAGTGCCAGAGTTGCGGCGGAAACGGCGGCCAGGGTGACTCCACGGCGCGCGACAGTGCTGAGAGTGGACTTCTTCATGGGGGATGCTCCTGAGGCCACCCGCGCTCGGTCCGTCCCCGGACGTTATCGCGCTACTGCCCGCCCCTGACGAACTAGAGGTCATTTCGGTGTCCGCCGGCCGGGCAGTAACTGGTGGAGGCGGCACCGGGCATTCATGGGCCCGCGTGCGCGGGCATGTGTCCCACCCTAAAGGTGTTACGCGCCGTTATCAAATCGAGATCTTTATTGACCGTCAAGTAGTTAAGGGGCACTCCGGCCGAGCGCGGAAGCCAGGTACTGCGCCGTCCGGCTGTCGGCTGAACCGGCGACGGCGGCCGGCGTTCCGGAGGCAACGATCTTTCCGCCGGCATCCCCACCGGCCGGCCCGAGGTCGATCACCCAGTCCGCTTCTGCCACCACGTCCATTTCGTGCTCCACCACGACCACCGTGTTTCCCGCGTCAACGAGGCGGTGCAGCTGGGCCATGAGGAGCCGGACGTCGGCCGGATGCAGCCCGGTGGTGGGCTCGTCCAGCAGGTACAGGGTGTGGCCGCGGCGGGCCCGCTGCAGTTCGGTGGCGAGTTTGATGCGCTGGGCCTCGCCGCCGGAGAGTTCAGTGGCCGGCTGTCCGAGCCGCAGGTAGCCCAGCCCGACTTCCCGCAGCGTCTGCAGGCTGCGGGCGGCTGAGGGAACGTCCTGCAGGAATTCGGCGGCGGCGTCCACGGTCATGCCCAGGATCTCGGCCACGTTCTTGCCGCGGTAGGTGACTTCAAGGGTTTGCGGGTTGTAGCGGGAACCGCCGCATTCCGGGCAGGGGCCGTAGCTGCCGGGCAGGAACAGCAGTTCGACGGCGACGAATCCCTCACCCTGGCAGGTCTCGCAGCGCCCGCCGGCCACGTTGAAGGAGAAACGTCCGGCGCCGTATCCGCGGGACCGGGCTTCGTCCGTGGCTGCGAACTCCTTGCGCACGGCGTCGAACAGTCCGGTGTAGGTGGCCAGATTGGACCGGGGCGTGCGGCCGATCGGTTTCTGGTCCACCGTCACCAGCCGGTCCACGTGGTGCAGGCCGGTCACCGTTCCGACACTCAGCGGGGTGCCGGGATCGACGGCGTCAACGGGCTGGTCCTCGCCGGCGCCCGCAGTCCCGCCGCCCGCGATGCCCCCGAGTTCTGCGCCCGCGTCGCCGTGCAGTTCCGATCCAACCACCTCGGCCAGAACGTGGCTGACCAGCGTGGACTTGCCCGAACCGGAGACTCCGGTGACGGCGGTCAGCACCTGCAGCGGGAAGGACGCGTCGAGGCCGCGGAGGTTGTGGCGCGTGATGTCGTTCAGTTCCAGCCAAGCACCAGGTTGCCGACGGCGGCCGGTTCGCTCGCTGCTGCCGGGCTCGCTGCTAGCAGACCCGCCGGCGTCGCGGGCGCCGGTGTCAGATGCGCCCCTGGCACCGTCCGGCACGAGGAACGGACGCGTGACGGAGGCCTCCACACAGGCAAGACCGGCCACCGGGCCGCTGTAAAGTACCTCACCGCCGCACTCTCCTGCCCTCGGCCCCACGTCCACGAGCCAGTCGGCCCGGCGCACGATGTCCATGTTGTGCTCCACCACGAACACGGAGTTGCCCGACGACTTCAGCTGCTCGAGCACCGTCAGGAGGGGCTCGGCGTCGGCGGGGTGCAGCCCGGCCGACGGCTCGTCCAGCACGTACACGACGCCGAACAGACCCGAGCGGAGCTGGGTGGCGATCCGGAGGCGCTGCATTTCGCCAGGGGAGAGGGTGGGCGTCGACCGGCCGAGGGCGAGGTAGCCGAGCCCCAGATCCAGCAGGACCGTGATCCGCTGCAGGAGGTCGCGCGTGATGGCCACGGCCACCTCGTTGCTTTCGCCCGAGGACAGCTTGCGGGAGGCGGTGTTGGCGTCCTTCAGCTCGGTCGTCGGGCGGATGATGTCCGCCAGTTCGGCCATCGGCACTGCGTTGAGTTCGGCGATGGTCCTTCCGGCGAAGGTCACGGCCAAGGCCTCCGGCGTGAGTCCGCTGCCGCTGCACCGCCGGCAGGGGCCGGTTTCCATGAAGCGGAGCACCCGTTCGCGCATCGTGCTGCTCTTGGAATCCGCGAGCGTGTGCAGCACGTGGCTCTTGGCGCTCCAGAACTTGCCCTTGTACGGTTTGGCCACGCGGTCGCGCTGCGGGGTGATTTCCACGACCGGCTGCTCTTCGGTGAAAAGGATCCAGTCGCGGTCCTTCCTGGGCAGCTCTTGCCAGGGGGTGTCGACGTCGTAGCCCAGGTG
This window harbors:
- a CDS encoding LysM peptidoglycan-binding domain-containing protein, with product MKKSTLSTVARRGVTLAAVSAATLALSATAANAATPTATNGSTWDALAQCESGGNWSTNTGNGFSGGLQFTPQTWAAFGGTGSPQNASRAQQIAVAEKVQASQGWGAWPACSAKLGLNGGGGAPAPQILPQSAPVQAAPVQAAPVQAPVQTAPVAQAPVAEVAQAPAQARHAAAIAVSGETYTVQDGDTLSKIADKLGIHGGWQHLADANADTISNPNLVFVGQVLQLPA
- a CDS encoding excinuclease ABC subunit UvrA codes for the protein MRTEEYAAPLADLDWSLETGPGIAPSIGAHHSADGFVRVRGARENNLRNVDVAVPRDAIVAFTGVSGSGKSSLAFGTIYAEAQRRYFESVAPYARRLIQQGHNPKVEMITGLPPAVALQQRRGTPSSRSTVGTVTTLSNSLRMLFSRAGSYPAGAGTLDSDAFSPNTAAGACPECHGLGVAHTVSEASLVPDPSLSIRDGAIAAWPTAWQGKNLRDILTHLGYDVDTPWQELPRKDRDWILFTEEQPVVEITPQRDRVAKPYKGKFWSAKSHVLHTLADSKSSTMRERVLRFMETGPCRRCSGSGLTPEALAVTFAGRTIAELNAVPMAELADIIRPTTELKDANTASRKLSSGESNEVAVAITRDLLQRITVLLDLGLGYLALGRSTPTLSPGEMQRLRIATQLRSGLFGVVYVLDEPSAGLHPADAEPLLTVLEQLKSSGNSVFVVEHNMDIVRRADWLVDVGPRAGECGGEVLYSGPVAGLACVEASVTRPFLVPDGARGASDTGARDAGGSASSEPGSSERTGRRRQPGAWLELNDITRHNLRGLDASFPLQVLTAVTGVSGSGKSTLVSHVLAEVVGSELHGDAGAELGGIAGGGTAGAGEDQPVDAVDPGTPLSVGTVTGLHHVDRLVTVDQKPIGRTPRSNLATYTGLFDAVRKEFAATDEARSRGYGAGRFSFNVAGGRCETCQGEGFVAVELLFLPGSYGPCPECGGSRYNPQTLEVTYRGKNVAEILGMTVDAAAEFLQDVPSAARSLQTLREVGLGYLRLGQPATELSGGEAQRIKLATELQRARRGHTLYLLDEPTTGLHPADVRLLMAQLHRLVDAGNTVVVVEHEMDVVAEADWVIDLGPAGGDAGGKIVASGTPAAVAGSADSRTAQYLASALGRSAP